The sequence below is a genomic window from Pleurocapsa sp. PCC 7327.
CTCGCAAAATTAAGTGCAGCATTCGATCGGCGGCGACTAAAGGCGTTCGCAGATCGTGGGTGAGACAGCGAACGAAGTTCTCTCGCTGGTCGATGGAATATTTGAGGCGCAAAAGCGATCGCACCCTCGCTTGCAGTTCGTCGATTTGAAAGGGTTTGCGGATAAACTCATCTGCTCCTGAGTCTAAACCCTGCACTACACTCGATTGCTCGTGCGCTGTAATCAACAAAATCGGGATATAGGGTAAATTAGAATTCGCTCGGATGCGTCGCGTTACTTCATAGCCATCCATTTTTGGCATCATTACGTCGAGCAACACGAGATCGGGAGGCGATTTTTCAATTTGTTCTAGAGCCATAGAACCATCGCCAACCAATACGACATTGTATCCTTCCTGTTCTAGTGCCAATTTAATCAGGAATAGATTGTCGGGAATGTCATCGACAGCGAGGATATAGTTAGTAGTTTTTGGAATGGGAACGACGGACATACAAAAATAAAAATTCAAAAAATTTCTTTTAATTACGTTTCGACCTGACGCGGAAATTCTACTTGGAATGCCGACCCTTTACCAACCTGGCTTTCAACGGCAATCGTTCCTTGCATCATCTTAACCAAAGAATTGGTAATTGCCAGCCCCAAGCCGCTGCCCCCGTGTTGGCGAGCCAGGCTGCCATCGACTTGTCGGAAAGCTTCAAAGATTGCTTCTAAGTACTCGCTCGCAATTCCTATGCCCGTATCTCTCACTGCGATCGCAACTCGGTCGGGATTTAATTCCCAGACTTTCACCCAAATGCTACCGGAGTCGGTAAACTTGATGGCATTGGAGAGAAGGTTGATCAAGATTCGCCGCAGACTATTTTGGTCGTTGACGACGAGAGGATTTTTTAAGTCTAGATCGACTTGTAGGCTGAGTTGTTTTTGCATGGCGAGGGAACGAAGTTCTTCCACAGTAATCTGCACTAATATAGCCAGGTTAAATTCTTCTGGATTGAGCGTTAATTGACCGGATTCAAGTTTAGAAAAATCGAGAACTTCATTGAGCAGAATGAGTAGGTTTTGACTGTTGTTAATGATGCGCTGTACGATTTCAGTTTGCTGTGGCGTAAGCGGATCTGGGTACTGGCGCAACAAAATTTGCGAGAATCCCATTATGGCATTGAGGGGGGTACGTAATTCGTGGGACATGGTTGCCAAAAATTGGGATTTGAGGCGATAGGCTTCTTGCAGTTGCAAGTTCTGTAACTGAATTTGTTGCCGTTGCTTTTCCAATTCTTGATTCTGATGCTGGAGAAGTGCATTACTTTCTTTGAGCTGTTGGTTTGCTAGTTCTGCTGCTTTTTGCGCGCGATCGACGCGAATAGCATTGCGGAGAGTCTGAGCGAGCGTTTCTGGGGATACTCTGGTTTTGGAGAGATAATCAGAAGCCCCTGCTTTCATCATCTCAACGGCAATTTGCTCGTCTCCCTGACCCGTCAGGACGATGGTGGGAACTTTCACCCCTATTGAGTATAATTCCTTAATTAACCCCAGTCCATCGCGATCGGGTAAAAGATAGTCTAGGAATATACAATCAAAGTGGGTATTTTGGAGTAGAGCGATCGCGTCCCGGGCATCGCCAGCTTCGGATAATTCCATTCTTATGCCTGCTTTTTGGAGCGAGCGGCGTAGTGCTAAGCGATCTACTCGATCGTCATCTACAATTAAGATTTTGAGTGTATCCTTCATTCCTGCTCACGGCATTTCACACAGCATCCAATACTTATTTAGAGCCGATACGACCTCTATAAATTTAGAAAACGTAACGGGTTTGAGAATATAGCCTGCCACACTCAAGTTGTAGGCTTCTAACTTATCTCTGTCTTCATCAGAGGTTGTCAAAACAATTACTGGTATCGCCTTCAGTTGAGGGTCAGCTCGCAGCTCATGGAGGAATTCCAACCCATTCATTTGAGGCATATTGAGATCTAGCAGAATGAGACGGCGTTTTGGAGGAACCACCGGAGGTTCTCCATCTTGGGAGCGCAACATTGCCAAAGCCTTTAATCCGTTCTCGGCTATGTAAAGGGGATTGGCGATCTGGTTTTTTTTAAATGCTCGCCGGACGTTCATCACGTCAACTTCGTCGTCTTCTACTAGCAAAATGTTAATCGTTCTATCCTCCATTCATTTGCCGCCATTGCGTTACCGTTTGTTTTTATTTAACCACGGTAACAGTTACGGCATAATCGTCAATAATGCTAAAGCATTCTTTACTTAAATGTCTTCAGCTATTGGTACAAATTACTACAACTAGCTATCTATGTCTTAAGTTAGAAATTGACGCTTTTAGTCATGGTCTATCATCTCGTTTGAATCCTTATCATTAAAGTTAGTTTTGGGAAATTAGAAGGGAAAGCGCGATCGCTCCAAGTCTATTTGAAAACCGATAGTTACGCTGCCACAGCGTCAGCCGGTCGGAGCAGTCGGTTCTTGTCTCGAACTAAATATTGCGAGATATTATTCTGCTAGTTTTTTTTGGCTTAGCTCTGCCTTACAATAGATAGGCGTTACATGATTTTTCATTTTTTCTGAAACATCAAAACAAACGCATCTGCCAAAAGAATTTCTTAAGGCTCAGCCCGTCTCTTACTTTTGATAGATGAAATTAACCAAATCGATCTTTCACGATGATAAAAGCATTGTCTGTCGGAAGTAATAACACTTTGATTTTTAGCAGCTAATAAGTTTAGTAATGAGTGAAATTCGCGTTGTTATCATCGAAGACCACGATCTAAGCCGGATCGGTTTAAGTGCTGCTTTGCAGCAAGTTGAAGATATTAAAGTTGTTGGCGAGGCAGCCAATGGTCGTCAAGGGCTACAAATTCTAGCAACAACCAAGCCGGATGTCGCGGTAGTCGATATCGGGTTGCCGGATATCGATGGGATCGCAGTGACGCAGCGGCTCAAGCAGTCTCAGGACAATGCTGACGCAGCGCGAACCAAAGTTCTCATCTTGACAATGCACAAAAGCGAGAACTCTGTCATGGCGGCTTTTGCAGCTGGCGCCGACTCATACAGTCTCAAGGATGTGAGTTTGGAGAATCTGGTACGAGCGATTCGGACGACAAATGAAGGGAATGCCTGGATCGATCCAACGATTGCCCGTATCGTTCTCAAGCAAACTCGACAGCCCATTCCTAACGAGCCTCCCAAAACCGTCGAGGAGCGATCGCTGGCAAATACAAGAACGATTAGCTCTCTAGATACAGAAGCTCAGCAGATGATCGAAACTTATCCCTTGACCGATCGAGAACTGGAAGTTTTAGAGCTAATTGTTGCTGGTTGTAATAACCTGCAAATCGCCGAAAAGCTGTACATTACCGTCGGCACGGTTAAGACTCACGTCCGCAACATTCTTAACAAGCTATGTGCTGACGATCGCACCCAAGCAGCAGTCCGCGCCCTGCGCTCTGGTTTAGTAGAATAAATAATTAACGTTGTTAGATTTATTTTTCTTTCCTAAAAAACATTTCACAGATGAAAGCCGCTCTTAATTTTTACGAATCTATGAGCGGCGTTTTGCTTCTATTCAGTTCCTCGATCGAAAATTTAAAAGGCTTTAGTCAAGCGATTTTTTAACTTCGTCTTTAATGTTTTCTACGGAGTGCCTAGCTGCTGCTTCGGCTTGCTTAGCTTTTCCCTCAGCTTTATCTTTAGGATCGCCCGTAACTTCTCCTACCGTTTCTTGAACTTTCCCTTCAACATTTTTAAGAGTTGCTTCAACTCTATTTTCGGTACTCATGTGAATAACTCCTTTTTTTTATTAGTTATTTTTTGTTTTTGACAATTATAAAAATAAATGGTAATGCGAAAGTAAATCTTCCAACTAAAGGAATAAGATTAATAAAATAAGAATCTTTCTAAAGAGATAAAGTTACAGAAGTTGCTATACTGAGACCCGCACCCTGGTTGAGTGACAGAACTCAAATCGCCCTCACCCCAACCCCTCTCCCACTCTAGGAGAGGGGCTTTCAACCTAAGACTTTTGCCTGAAGTCCCTTCACCCCTTATGGGAGAAGGGATTTAGGGATAAAGGGACGGTAAGTCAGGAAATTCATTTCCTGACAGCTACATCAGTGTTAAGGTTAGAAATCTTCCGCCTCTTCTAACTTTATAGAACCGTTTCCATAGATATGCAAGTTAGATCTTGAAAATTTAGTTGGAGGAAGATATGATTCTTCCTCATTCAGAATGATTGGCGATAAGCTTTAATTGAAAAAAATCTATTTTCATCAGAAAAAGCGATCGCTCTCGAAAATCTTTTTTCTGGATGCGAGTTAGAGATACTCCGTCGTTTCGCGGTAGAGCCTCGACGGACGACTTGAGTAGGCGAACTTCTTTGCCCACCGCGTTCTCCTCTAACTTCGTGAGAATCGCTCTCGCTTTCTGGCTTGTATCTATCTAAGGAGAGGTGGATTGGTTAGAGTCATCTTGCTCGTTGTGGCTGCGGTTGTAGGCTTATTAATCGCCATTGAGATAGGATTGAGGGTTTTATTGGGTTTGGGCGATCGCCCCATTTATATCCCAGACGAAGAAATAGGGTATTTGCTCGCCCCCAATCAAAAAATGCGTCGCTTTGGCAATCGAATTTTTATCAATCGCTATTCCATGCGCAGCGACGAGTTGGCAGACGTTCGCCCTGCCGCTACTTTACGGATACTCTTATTGGGAGATTCGATCGCCAATGGTGCTTGGTGGACCGATCAAGCGCAAACGATTTCTGCCGCGATCGCGCAACAATTACAAGCTAACCTACCTCAGCCTTTCCAAACGGTAGAAGTTCTCAATGCTTCGGCGAATTCTTGGGGACCTCGCAATCAGTTAGCTTATCTCAAGCGTTTCGGCACCTTTGACTCGCAAATCATCGTTTTACTGCTCAATACCGACGACTTGTTTGCGACTGCGCCGACTCCTTTGCTAGTCGGACGCGATCCTAACTACCCCGATCGCAAACCCAACTCGGCAATCGGAGAATTGTTAGAGCGCGTTTTCGTCCGTCCCCAGCCGATTCCTGGTATGGCCAAAGTTTATCAAGAGAAAGGCGATCGCGTCAGTCATAACCTGGTGGCAATTGAAAACATCCACGCGATTGCTTGCCAAAATCGCGCCCAATTCCTTCTCGCGATCGCGCCGCTGCTTAGGGAAGTAGACGGAACCGCACCCAGGGAGTACGAACAAAAGGCCAGATCTCGCTTGAAAGCGTTTGTCCAAACTCGGAAGATTACCTTTGTCGATTTTTTACCGCTATTCAAACACAGCGACCGCCCAACCTTCTTATATCGCGATCGCATTCATCTGACCCCCGATGGCAACCGACTGGTAAGCGATACCCTTGCTCAATTGATTTTGGCTTTTTGATTCCCCCTATCCTCCCCTGAGAAGGGGGTTGGGAGGATCTGAGATCTTGCACCATTCTCAACAACTGCTGTTGTCATTAATTTTCCGGCCGAGCAAAAAGTCTTCTAAAGAAGACCCAATAGGAATTTCAGTCGATTTTAATCGAGTTGCGC
It includes:
- a CDS encoding hybrid sensor histidine kinase/response regulator yields the protein MKDTLKILIVDDDRVDRLALRRSLQKAGIRMELSEAGDARDAIALLQNTHFDCIFLDYLLPDRDGLGLIKELYSIGVKVPTIVLTGQGDEQIAVEMMKAGASDYLSKTRVSPETLAQTLRNAIRVDRAQKAAELANQQLKESNALLQHQNQELEKQRQQIQLQNLQLQEAYRLKSQFLATMSHELRTPLNAIMGFSQILLRQYPDPLTPQQTEIVQRIINNSQNLLILLNEVLDFSKLESGQLTLNPEEFNLAILVQITVEELRSLAMQKQLSLQVDLDLKNPLVVNDQNSLRRILINLLSNAIKFTDSGSIWVKVWELNPDRVAIAVRDTGIGIASEYLEAIFEAFRQVDGSLARQHGGSGLGLAITNSLVKMMQGTIAVESQVGKGSAFQVEFPRQVET
- a CDS encoding response regulator, with the translated sequence MEDRTINILLVEDDEVDVMNVRRAFKKNQIANPLYIAENGLKALAMLRSQDGEPPVVPPKRRLILLDLNMPQMNGLEFLHELRADPQLKAIPVIVLTTSDEDRDKLEAYNLSVAGYILKPVTFSKFIEVVSALNKYWMLCEMP
- a CDS encoding response regulator transcription factor, which codes for MSEIRVVIIEDHDLSRIGLSAALQQVEDIKVVGEAANGRQGLQILATTKPDVAVVDIGLPDIDGIAVTQRLKQSQDNADAARTKVLILTMHKSENSVMAAFAAGADSYSLKDVSLENLVRAIRTTNEGNAWIDPTIARIVLKQTRQPIPNEPPKTVEERSLANTRTISSLDTEAQQMIETYPLTDRELEVLELIVAGCNNLQIAEKLYITVGTVKTHVRNILNKLCADDRTQAAVRALRSGLVE
- a CDS encoding CsbD family protein — encoded protein: MSTENRVEATLKNVEGKVQETVGEVTGDPKDKAEGKAKQAEAAARHSVENIKDEVKKSLD
- a CDS encoding SGNH/GDSL hydrolase family protein, producing MVRVILLVVAAVVGLLIAIEIGLRVLLGLGDRPIYIPDEEIGYLLAPNQKMRRFGNRIFINRYSMRSDELADVRPAATLRILLLGDSIANGAWWTDQAQTISAAIAQQLQANLPQPFQTVEVLNASANSWGPRNQLAYLKRFGTFDSQIIVLLLNTDDLFATAPTPLLVGRDPNYPDRKPNSAIGELLERVFVRPQPIPGMAKVYQEKGDRVSHNLVAIENIHAIACQNRAQFLLAIAPLLREVDGTAPREYEQKARSRLKAFVQTRKITFVDFLPLFKHSDRPTFLYRDRIHLTPDGNRLVSDTLAQLILAF